A window from Sulfoacidibacillus ferrooxidans encodes these proteins:
- a CDS encoding Rpn family recombination-promoting nuclease/putative transposase gives MPIDHNEPIDLMVDYAFKQWFGQARNKDLLISFLNALLTNSLTSPIISVQFGNTEQSPEYQEDKLSRMDVFVETDQKERINMEMQVAHDYGLAKRTLYD, from the coding sequence TTGCCTATCGATCACAATGAACCCATTGATCTCATGGTTGACTACGCATTTAAGCAATGGTTTGGACAAGCGAGAAATAAGGACTTATTGATCTCCTTTCTCAATGCATTGCTTACAAACAGCCTAACTTCACCGATCATCTCTGTGCAATTTGGCAACACAGAGCAGTCTCCTGAATACCAAGAGGATAAGCTCTCTCGCATGGATGTGTTCGTAGAAACGGACCAAAAGGAGCGAATCAACATGGAAATGCAAGTAGCGCATGATTACGGTCTGGCGAAACGCACCTTGTATGACTGA